One Trichormus variabilis 0441 genomic window, CGCTCAATCAAGCAGCTGTAGGAGAAATAGAAGCCTTACTTCTGCAAGCTGATGTGGGTGTAGAAGCAACCGACTATATTATTAGTTCACTCCAGAAAAAACTGCGGGAAGAAGTCACTCCACCAGAAGAAGCGATCGCTTACTTAAAACAAATCTTGCGGGATATGCTAGACGCACCCCTTAAAACATCCCACAAAGCCAGTTTTGCCCCAGATAAAGATAGCCTCAATATTTGGTTAATTACAGGAGTCAATGGTGCGGGAAAAACTACTACCATCGGTAAAATATCTCACCTCGCAAAACAATCGGGTTATCGGTGCTTGATTGGTGCAGCAGATACATTCCGGGCGGCGGCAGTCGAACAAGTAAAAGTTTGGGGTAAAAGAAGCGGTGTAGAAGTAATCTCTAACCCTGGTAAAAATACAGATCCGGCCGCAGTGGTATTTGATGCGATCGCCGCAGCTCAAGCACGAAATACCGAATTGCTATTAGTAGATACAGCAGGGCGGCTGCAAAACAAGAAAAACTTAATGGATGAACTCAGTAAAATCCGCAGAATTATCGACAAAAAAGCCCCAGATGCCAAAATCGAATCCCTTTTGGTGTTAGATTCCACTTTAGGTCAAAACGGATTGCGACAAGCTGAAGTCTTCTCCCAAGCAGCCCAACTCAGTGGCGTAGTATTAACCAAGTTAGATGGTACAGCCAAAGGCGGCGTTGCTCTTGCGGTAGTGCAGCAGCTAGGCCTACCCATCCGCTTTATTGGTGCTGGCGAAGGCATTGAAGACCTACGACCCTTTTCTAGCTACGAGTTTGTAGAAGCTCTCTTGAGTGGCTAAGAAGAAGAGCCAGGGGGCAGGGGGCAGGGAGCAAGGGGAGAACTTACTCTAAGATTTTCGCCCAATACCCAATCCCCAATACCCAATCCCCAGTCCCTATAATTCCTTTTTGCTAATCTAGTTAATTTTCGATAACATTACGGTTGTTATTTGCTAAAATTTCGATCTAATGCCGTCTTGATAGCGACCAAAGGAAGTTATTAGATGTAGCGTTGGCGATCTTGGATAGCAATTAAACAGCTTTCCTAAACTTATGACTACCTGAAGGTTGTCAGCAACCTTTAAGAAAACTTCATGTATTATCAGTAAATTGAAGTATATTCATGGAAATTCCTCTCCGAAGATAGAAATTTTCTCAGCAAATGTAATACTTATGTCGATTTAAGTCTTACGTCTTTATACTCTTGCAAAAGCGTTAAACTTTAACCCAATATGGTTTAGCGATCGCCAAATAGAAAATTTACTAATTGTCAATCTAAAATTAACCCCTTTCCAGTGCAATAACCTGTGCCTGTGCCTCAATTTTCCTCTCAACCCACGGACAACAATAATAGTGCTGCGACAGATGTCACACCAGTCGTAGCACTCAAAGAACTTGTGTCACGATTGCACCGGGAACAGAACAAAATCCAAGATTTGCTGAGTTCTTTAGGATTTGCCCTCAGAAGCTTCAATAATCTGAACCAGTTTTTGGAACTTATTCCTCTGATGGCAACAAGAGTGACGGATGCCGACGGTAGCGCGCTGTTTCTCTACAAACCTAATGGCCAAGTCAGATTAGAACAATTACATTGGCAAGACAGTCGCCAACGCAAGAACATCCGCAAAGCTTTAGAAACAGCTAGTAGCCAAATTACACTTTTGCCTAACACGGCACCTCTAGCTAACGCCACAGGAATGCTAGATGACCAGATGCACCGCTACCTGGGGCCAGATGTGCAAATCTTCGGCACGGCAATTTTAGTAAAGCACACAGAACGGGGATGGTTGTATGTATTAAGCCGCGATCCTGAATATAGTTGGACAGAAACTAGACAAAAGTTAGTGCGGTTAGTTGCAGACCAAACCGCAGTGGCGATTGAAAACGACGAACTGGCCGTAGA contains:
- the ftsY gene encoding signal recognition particle-docking protein FtsY, which produces MVFNWFRRQTDDSSDSPSEKQQPETSPVTESQVEPEATSTSAATVPDSTADLLAFAKAAYKNIQEKQKSQEVEATPESVDAETPVQTTGVEEEATADKENLELLVANTTSVEVVENIPTPVMEAEVANQEEQEVTSATQEDVGIDIEPIEPVAVSEPTPTPTLSFLERAAAEREARQERLIANAIEVPEPEVVKPVAANTSSETAPEIAGLSFDEGFVWSAEVLAAQGRRPEDISIEEITWLKKLRQGLDKTRRSILNQLKAIVGQGPLNQAAVGEIEALLLQADVGVEATDYIISSLQKKLREEVTPPEEAIAYLKQILRDMLDAPLKTSHKASFAPDKDSLNIWLITGVNGAGKTTTIGKISHLAKQSGYRCLIGAADTFRAAAVEQVKVWGKRSGVEVISNPGKNTDPAAVVFDAIAAAQARNTELLLVDTAGRLQNKKNLMDELSKIRRIIDKKAPDAKIESLLVLDSTLGQNGLRQAEVFSQAAQLSGVVLTKLDGTAKGGVALAVVQQLGLPIRFIGAGEGIEDLRPFSSYEFVEALLSG